From the Penaeus monodon isolate SGIC_2016 chromosome 3, NSTDA_Pmon_1, whole genome shotgun sequence genome, the window taCGAAGGTGTCAGTGGGTTTCCTGCTCTTTTTCCCCTCGGCCTTGTGCGTGTGGGCGAACGAGCACACCCCAGCGTGGGCGACGACAGGTCAGGGCGAGTGGGCGCGGACAGCCAGGGGCCCAGTTGCTGCGAAGAGGAATAATGGGTAGTTATGgatggggggaaggtgggggagggaaggggatgagtggAGAGCAGGGTGGGCGGGAAgggtatgggggggggaaggggggcgggaagggtatgggtaggggggggttgcgggaaggggatgggtaggggggagggtgaaggggatcAGCAtgggcgaccccccccccccacctccctctcacgCCCTTAAATAGAGTGACTACACCCATCGCCCGCAGCGCCGAGCAGGGCGGGCGGGCGCCAAACGTCTCATccaatgtgcgtgtgcgtgcgtgtatgtgtgtgggcgggAGATATTGGTTAACGGTCTTTCTTCTTTTACAAGCACATTTTGAcctcctcttttcttgttttgaatCATCGCCCGGCTTCAATCATTTCTCGAAATATTAACGTTCAAAGATGAATATCAGTATGCAaggatatcttttttcttttctttttttctttcttcgtcttgttTGCGTTTCATTAACCTTTCTACCGCCTGAGTAACCCCTTTTCTCTAATCCCTTCTTCCGGCTTAACCTTATTCTGCCATTCATCCTTCAGTATTCAAATTCCATcccttctttttatgtatatactatccctacatttatttgttattttcaagaacaactttttttttagccTAACTGCCCCTTTCTccgtatttcattttctttttttttatataggctcGTAATCCTCCTTGAAATTTCTTcctggtttattttgtttttattacttcatCATCTGTCCATTCTCAGTCTTCGGTTTgctatcatttgtttttttcttttcacctttcttttatttcatttttcaatctCTTGTTTTCTCTGCTCACCGCTGTATTCTTCGTCAACATAGCCATTCTCCGTTTCTATATTTGTTCAAATtcactttcgttttcctttttcttttcacgtGTTTTCATTGGTCTTACTTCAACTTCCTTATTGGAGCCTCAATGCCCAGCGTtgtattatgtaataaatatttaacTTCTGTATTTGCATGAGTGTTTTCACGTTTttgacagatttttttctttttctctctcctgtaacTCCGTTTCTTTTGTGTTCTTTATTTAGTTTTGTTCGTATGATCATCATTTAGTGTCCACTTAATCTTCAGTTATTTGGTTttaattaagattaagattattgatatatttatcattttatcttcatgTTTTGTATGACACTTTCTACCTTATAgccttgaatttatttttttttcaattatcacaATTTTTTCCAGTATCATTCTATCCAGTctgaggattatatatatatatttatttatttattcatttatttatttattcatttatcttatttatttattcatttacttattaaccTCACCGTGTTTTAAATTGCATTATCCTGTATGTCTTAAGGTtggtagttttatttttattcataatttggtATGAATATTCTCCTTTCTCGTCCCTTTATTCCGTGCTTGTCTTCGGACTTATTTCATGCATTTGCAGAAACGTGAATGGATTTTCATAAAGGTAGGGGATTAATGAAGAAACTTCTTTTAGTTCGAAATTATATTTCCCCTGACTAAAAGGGCAGTGTTCTCCCCCAGGTTTCGACGTTAAGGGTTATTCTCACTCTGATTTTGCTGCAATCAaagacattttcttttcattttctgattTGGAGTAAAAGGCAATTTTCTCGCACTAGTTTTGACTAAAATTGGCATTGTTTTCTCATTCtggataaatatattgttttcatattttcactaagatatgttttatttttgattttgactgaaaggatattttttttatataatataagagcgGAGTCtgaagcaccccctccccccaatacgTAGCTCTCGTTTTATTTTACTCCATTTTGTTCCCCTAATAAAGGTGTTATGgtgattttcatctttattccttAATTCCTGTTTCAATCTGTGTTGGTGACCCTCATCCCCGAGGATATTTGATTTCATTATTCTCACAAAGTTTGTTATCTTCTCCCTTGTCACTCGCTTACGTCCTCCTCTGCCTCGCCGCCCTGACCGCCTCCTCGCCGCAGGTACCAGACCTACGACGGCCAGTACCGCAAGGAGAAGCGGCTGGACGATGGCACGGTCATCGGCACATACGGCTGGGTGGACGCCACGGGCCTCCTGCGCCTCTACGACTACGTCGCCGACCTCAGCGGCTACCGCATCGTGCGGAAGAAGACACTGAAGATGGCCCAGCAGCCGCGAGCGCCGGTGACCGAAGCCCCTGTGAGGAGAAATCCTTCTAGGCCCTCCTCCTTCAGAACGCCGAGTCGTGCGAGCGTGAGGGATCAGCCAGGGTTGTCCGTGTCCGTGGTACGGACCCCCACGCCCAAGCCCTCGTACACCCTGCAAAGGACCTCCCCGATCAGACGACCTCAGGCGCCGAGAGGAACAGCTCCCACCTCAGGTAAGGCACGCAGGAGAGGAAGCACCCGGTGGGGACGACGACCACAGGGAGCAGCAGCGAACGAGGAAAGAGCGCCGACCCGAGGCACGACCTTCACCCCGAGCAGACGACGCCCGACGACCCAGCAGAGCTCGAAGCAGGAATCGAAACCGCAGAACGATGTCCACAGCTTCGGGTTCGGCTCCAAGCTGAGCGGCGGCACTCGAGGCGTTAACAACCTTGGGAAGCAGACTAACCCTGACCTCACCAACACTAACACGGCTGGTGCTTTAGGTAATAACACGTGTTTGCTCTCTTGTAACTCCCTCTAATACCTAGTTGTTATATTAGAAATATCGTTCAATAGATATTTAACGAGTTAGGAGTAACTTAGCAGTCCATTTTAATGCATATATCAGTGGCCCTTAGCCATGTGTAGCATCTGGTCAGCATCCGTCTTACATATACGGTGGAAGGCGTCAGAttttagaagagaaaaagataatgccAACAGGTATATGAAAATTTCGCACGCTtcattatgtgtgcgtgtgtgtgtgtgtgtgtgtgtgtgtgtgtgtgttcatatatatatatatatatatgtgtgtgtgtgtgtgtgtgtgtgtgtgtgtgtgtgtgtgtgtgtgtgtgtgtgtgtgtgtgtgtgtatatacatacatatatatacatatatataaatatatatatatatatatatatatatatatatatatatattatataaatgtgtatataatatgtatataatatatagaccatatatataatatataatatatatatatatatatgtgtgttgtgtgtgtgtggtgtgtgtgtgtgtgttgtgtgtgtatatattaatatatatatatgaaatatatatatatatatatatatatatatatttattatatatatatatatatatatattatatatataatatatatatatatatatatatatatatatagtgttatagtatatgtataatatatatatatatatatataatatatatgatatatatatattgatatttatatatatatattatatatatatatataatatatatatatatatatatatatattatatatatatatatcatatataatatatatatataatatatatatattatatatatatatatatatatatatatatatatatatatatatatatatatatgtgtaaggatAAATTCACATTTTCCTGGTAAAGCCTGACGGCGCCATGATATAGTTCCGAGAGAGAACTTCAGGCAAGGGAGCACTGACTTAGAATTTCAgaagaaaatgtttaaatttgTCGCAGTAGAATGTATTTTAAGAACATAAAGCACTCTCTATTGGTAACATTAAAATGAAATGGACAGAATATTCAGTAAAATTAAACTGTATTTGTTTTACCTCAGTATCCCGTGTGGAAAGGAAGTTGGATGCAAACTTGTTCGTAAGGAattaattgtttttcattaatCCTACTTATTACAAACATTTGCACAAAGAGAAACAGTAACGCAAGCACTGAAATCAACATCAAAACTAAAATTAACACTAACAATGACACCAACAACAGCACAAACATTAACATTACTACCATTaaacattaccacacacaccaacattaacattaacatactGAAATGTTTGCAGAACTAAATGTTGCATAACTGCGTAATGAATGGCAGTTCTAACTCGTTACTAATGACAGACAGAACATTGTATTTTACAGtgccgttattgttaatattcttaaCAAAGATTATAGTGGCTCTCAATTTTTATTTCGTGtaattcataatgtatatatttttttacttattctaccCGTGTTTATTCTTTTCATCAGTATTTCTATTTGTTTGATATATTATCCATTGTACTTTTTTAACCTTAGAGATAGATAATGATTAACTATGTACAAAATGTCCGTATAGCATCATTATATTTTGGATAATTGTCAGAACCAAGGTGTAAGTTACCAAAGAATGATTTGTACCAATCTGGCATTTATCAAAggtttataattatcaccatgtCAAGTGCGTCATCGgatcgataaaagaaaaaaagttagttATCGTGTGGACAGTTTACTCGACCTTAAATTCATAAACTCACATATATAGTCATCAGTCCTCATTCAATATAAGTTAACGAAAATCCAAGTTGCACCGGGCCataaatgaaaggcccgggcgaagccaaaacttcgcaaatctcaagcaagcaagccaagTTGCATCCGTAGTGTTTCCACATAATTTTTGTATGCATTCTTGTCTTAAATCTAGCTTTTTGCTAACTTTGCCATAGAAAGAACTAATTCAGCTTCCGTAAATATTTCCTATGACTGTCCTTGAAGCATCATTTTATTAAATACATTCTATGTGTATTAGAATATGAATACAGATTTCATTATgctcagaaaaataaaatatacactctGAGATCGTTTTGGCCCAATATCTGTTATACCTATTCACAATGCATATtgtaagagtaaaagagaaatcGGAACGGAAACCGGTAAGAACTTCAACTCATAAAGAGCAGTTACCAATTCAGTAGAATTATCTCTCTTAATTCAAATCCGGAAGAAGCCATTACCCCTTCTCCCATTACCCATAACCCATTGCCGTATTATCGACCGCAATAGTCTAACCAGCAGGATTCCCCTCCTTCACAGACTCCGCCGACGCCCCTTCGCAGGGCCTTCCCCTAGGAGAGTCTGGGAGTGAGGCGCAGCCAGACCCGGCCACCGTCGGCGACCCCACAGGTAACCCGGCAACCCACGCAAACAGAGGACACGGTGGAACAGCAACCAAACTAACCAGCCACACGACAGCAACACAGGCCAGTGGTGAGGCGGGGACACTAACTCGTAGGCCAGTAAGAGTGGGGAGTTCCTCTCCTCGCCGGCGAACACAGAGCACGAGGGAGCACCTTGTCCAGCGAACGGGTGACCTATTAATCGAAAGGACACGTGACCTGGTGACTGAACGACCTGGTGATAAGGTGACGGAAGCACCTATTAACGGTCCTATTAACAGACGCCTGCCCGAAGCAGGAACTTACAGCATCAATTACGATCTGGGCAATCAGTTCCACAAAGAAAAGATTTTGCCGGACGGAACGAAAGTCGGCAAGTAAGTATAATCACACTTATTAATGTCTCTGAATTCTCTGAATGTCTCTGTTACTAATATGCGTAACCTTGGGAGAGTGTGGGTAATACTAGATTGAGCAAGAACGACACACAGTTTTgattaacactaaaaaaaattgattgtttTAAGTTTTGCATGCAAAGGTTTTAGCATAACAAtgccatagcacacacacacacacacacatacatacatatatgtgtgtgtatgttaatatatatatatatatatatatatatatatatatatatatatatatatgtatatatgttataatataatatacataacatatattattatatatatatatatatatttataaactatacGGTCGTGCATATATGCTTTTATAATTGCACATACCACGAACACCAGTATCATGTTTCGGGCAGgactgataatgaaataaatttttgaatGAATGCCACTCCCGTGGACACCAAAGAACAATTAACAAGGGATTTAAATGTTCATATTGGAATACCAAATCAAGAATAGTTTTCATTTAAAATGTTTGGCTAAAGCTAATGAAAGCAAATACTGAGGAAGGCCTATAATATGTAAGTAATTTTCTCATGTTCACTGTTCTCTTTTCCAGATGTTCAACATTCTTTTGTCCAAAATACATTTCCAGTTATAAGTTACATCGAAATTTGATGTGCCTTTTATCAATATATGCTCATTGTCGACTGTATGATtgatataacaataattctaAACATAACAACATTAGGCACAGCTTCCATGCacgaagatataatgataaataacaatatttacaatTTCGTACTACATTATCTATCATCCCATTAACGTTCGCTCCAAAACCCATTACTTCCTCCCCCATTACACATAACGCATAATGATCACGCTAATACCATTTTTTTCGCCCATTGCAACAGACACGGCTACGTAGACCCACTGGGAATCCTCCGAGTGACCTACTACACAACGGGACCGAACGGCCATCAGCAGAGTCAAGAGAGCAAGTGGGTTGGTACCCGCGACCCCtatcaggaataaaaaaaaaaaaaactctttttcttaTGTAGAATTAAGTGAGTTTCTAAAGTGTTGAGTGTGAGTTGGTGAGATTGTAAAGTGATGGATATGATGGTTTGTATTTGGAGTGTATTGAGCAGGTTGATATTTTTTGAGAGGAAGTTAGTAAGGAGCAGAGCCAAGAATGCGAGCGATTTTGTGCTGTATCCGCAACCCTTATCAGGATTAAAAACACTTATTATTATCAGGTGAAATTAATGAGCTTACAAAGTGCtgattgcaaagatatatatatatatatatatatatatatatatatatatatatatatatatatatatatatatatatatatatattgaaagtttACCGCAAGTGTGTAGAGTGCTTttccaagaaagaaaagaaataagtgtACCAGTGATAATTTTTCCCGGTATCAAAAATGCTTCACTTGTGATGCTTTAATCTAATGATCTTTTAAGGTCATTGATATTTTAAGCAGTGACTGTTATAATAAGCAAGTGTAATATAATGTGCTATTCTCTTTTTTTGAGGTTGGTATTCTTTATTGTGATGAGTCTTACTTCTCGTATTATGGACGTTAAGTATTAATTTGAAGGAATTGATACGTTATGGCACTGTGGCCAAAcgaagagataaaaatgaaaataaaagaaatgtgtatgtggaataatatgatattttgtgAAACGTaggccctccccccccaactATTCAACTATTTTGAATCATACAATTATCATTTCCTGTTCTTTGACGTTTCTACCATAAATTCATCTCGATTTTTAAAGAATATCTTCGAAAGAGATACGTGCAAGAACACATTTACAGTTTTGCTTGATTGCAGAAAGAAattgtgctattattattaatttatttatgaacCAGTTTAGAACGCTTTTGTCGTTAGTTTAGCGAAGTTTACCCACAGTTCATCAGCCAAGCCATGTACTCTCTTTTTGGAAGTACTAGTACGGACGTAAAACAAAGTAGCATATTTTTTTAGACCTAGTTTTTAAGCTATTAACTTATCCTCTTTTATAGGACtgatacattattttttctttttccttcagagAATATTCTCTTGAAGGTTATAtcatgagtaaaaaaaaagtattatgccGGTATCCTGTGGTAGGGCATTTCCCGTGGCATAATTTTCTACTGAATAAATGAATTAGTGCAGGACAGGATTTCTGTAATTATGAAACAACATTTTTACTCTTTCACATACTCCAGCATTAGAATAGCGGTGTAAACACAGATAACAGTACAATTAAACCATTTTATATGTGCCATTTTGACCATCAACAGATTCATAAATGTATTAGTCATAATCAACTAAAATTCCCTGCTTGTCAATAATAGACGGAGAATGATCGTCTTCTGTCTCCGTGGGTTGTAATGAACATGAAGtacaccttttttttaatgtgtattttgcATTTTGGTTTCTGTAATGTGATGTAACTAACCCGTCCTTTGTCTTTCTGTGTGACAATGCCTAAGTAAGGTTAGGTATATATTCTCGAGTGACTCTGATAATGCCCGAGTGTAGACTAGCTTTAAAGTATACTACAATGTATGGTTTCGTGTAACAGACTAGAATGTGTGACTAACAACTGAACAGAAAGCgcggatatttatatatttcgtaaactgtttttttttgggggaaattataaTGGTTGTAGCATTATAAACTCAAGAAGTGAAAATATTCCCCGTAAACAAAGCATAGCAATTTTAAAGTATAAATGTTCGCATCTAACCTAGGAAGTCCCTGCAAGAATCTTCTCTTTGTTAGAAGTGTGCAATACCAGTGTTTAGAAGAGGCTCACGTATACTGTTAAATATTAAGTTGTTGATAAGAATACACTATTTGAATTCAGTCTGTTCCATTTTGAGTGTttaaaaagtatgtttttttccAGAATAATTCTAATAAAGAAAATCTTTGGTGATACTTAATTGGTGCGTAGCGGTAAAAAGCCTCAAATTATgtatttagaaaattatataaagagaaagtatttaataaaaaatgaattatccTTATTAGCTTAAATGCATTCCGAAATTCACgcgaaattaaatatattatcacttGTTCACTTGATGTAGTCCCCATACTGACGAAATGGATATTTTTAAAGGTTCcagtagaaagaaatatatttagcgGTAAAAGTTTACTTACTGACAAAAGGCCATTTTTTTAAGATGGTTAATATTGAGGGGAAAAAGTCATGAACACAGTTTATAGAATGGTAAATTGAACGAGATTTTGAATGAATGCATCAACGGTTTCcgtggaaatattttaaaatctgaattaaaaataaaatataaataagataaaacagaTAGCAGTTAAAGATTGAAGTTTTGCATATTTTCTCATCAGAATGAATCGGTAATGGTGAGGTAGAGAGTAAAAAgtgaaaatgtaatattttgaTTAATGAGTCGGGAGTTATATATTAATGACAATTTTGTAGCGTGGAGGTGAGACTGCATTAATTGTATCCATTTTGattaagagaagggagaaagtttATCATGACAGATTTAGAAAACTTGTAAATGAGGATAAATAATTCCACAAAAGGTTGAATTAATATTTCGACATCAACATTTAAAATCACGTAATTCTAGCACTGTGGAATTGTTAattctttcatatcttttttcttttctttaaaaagattgaaaaaaaaaacaaaaaaagtctgCATAGTTCCCATGtcaataattattaatgaaattatattttttactttcctatgttaattttttaaaagatggatCTCGCAGTAATACAAATTTTAGTTTATTGGTGTCAGTGTGCGAATTTTACGAAATGACATTAGATTTAAAGTATTTCTACAATTCTGATTCAAAATACAAACAATCTTtcactaccaataataataataataataataaaaggcttTTCATAAACGCTAAAACTATTTTTCTCATGCTTCGATGTAATACGTTGACATACTTTCAAGAATGCTACATTTGGAAaacaaagaatgaataaataaaataacagcaatagataaatgataaacagTCTAACTGCTATAACAGACAAGGTTTATAGATCCAGGTGATAGTGAGTTCACGTAATGATTAAACTAATGCATTCAAAGATCTGTGTAGATTAGTTCTCGCAGGTGTCAGGCAGGTAACTACACGTTCACCGTAACCATTTTAATGATTGTACTAACTCTGTGATAATTACTGGCGTTAACTAAAAATTGTACAAAGTATTATACCAATAAATCGTAAATACATATGAAAAGGGAGTTCTTTTTCAAACCTATCTTGCTTATCTGTGTATATTTGGAAGAATATGTGTTGCAAAtagaaattaatttatattatgtaatatatatctacacatacacacacacacacacacaaatatatatatatattatatatatatatatatatatatatatatatatatatatatataatcacacacacacacacacacatacacacacaaaacacacacacacacacacacacacacacacacacacacacacacacacacacacacacacacacacatacatatatatatatatatatatatatatatatatatatatatatatatatatatatatatatatatataatatgtgttgtatgtatatatatatatatatatatatatatatatatatatatatatactgtatgtgtgcgtattaatatatacatatatatatatatatatatatatatatatatatatatatatgtatatacatacatatatatatataatatatatatatatatttatatatatacatatatatacatatatatatacatatatatatatatatatatatatatatatatatgtgcatgtgtgtgtgtgtgtgtgtgtgtgtgtgtgtgtgtgtgtgtgcgcctgcgtgtgtgtatgtatatatatacatacatatatacttatatgcacacacacacgtaagggcacgcacgcgcgcacacacacactcacactcacacacacacacgcacactcacacacacacacacacacacacacac encodes:
- the LOC119594603 gene encoding uncharacterized protein LOC119594603 isoform X2; translated protein: MKTLLLATVGVLCVVGVSSYSEDPVQYHIQTDDGSERYFRYQTYDGQYRKEKRLDDGTVIGTYGWVDATGLLRLYDYVADLSGYRIVRKKTLKMAQQPRAPVTEAPVRRNPSRPSSFRTPSRASVRDQPGLSVSVVRTPTPKPSYTLQRTSPIRRPQAPRGTAPTSDSADAPSQGLPLGESGSEAQPDPATVGDPTGNPATHANRGHGGTATKLTSHTTATQASGEAGTLTRRPVRVGSSSPRRRTQSTREHLVQRTGDLLIERTRDLVTERPGDKVTEAPINGPINRRLPEAGTYSINYDLGNQFHKEKILPDGTKVGKHGYVDPLGILRVTYYTTGPNGHQQSQESKWVGTRDPYQE
- the LOC119594603 gene encoding putative uncharacterized protein ENSP00000383309 isoform X1, which codes for MKTLLLATVGVLCVVGVSSYSEDPVQYHIQTDDGSERYFRYQTYDGQYRKEKRLDDGTVIGTYGWVDATGLLRLYDYVADLSGYRIVRKKTLKMAQQPRAPVTEAPVRRNPSRPSSFRTPSRASVRDQPGLSVSVVRTPTPKPSYTLQRTSPIRRPQAPRGTAPTSGKARRRGSTRWGRRPQGAAANEERAPTRGTTFTPSRRRPTTQQSSKQESKPQNDVHSFGFGSKLSGGTRGVNNLGKQTNPDLTNTNTAGALDSADAPSQGLPLGESGSEAQPDPATVGDPTGNPATHANRGHGGTATKLTSHTTATQASGEAGTLTRRPVRVGSSSPRRRTQSTREHLVQRTGDLLIERTRDLVTERPGDKVTEAPINGPINRRLPEAGTYSINYDLGNQFHKEKILPDGTKVGKHGYVDPLGILRVTYYTTGPNGHQQSQESKWVGTRDPYQE